From the Kiritimatiellaceae bacterium genome, one window contains:
- a CDS encoding tryptophan-rich sensory protein, translating into MKKAGLVLLFIGIAFLPALSAVFVNIGGWYEALNKPSWNPPSWIFGPVWSTLYLMIGLAGYLAWTRGCREERRAVFTAYGAQLLLNALWSPVFFGLHRPDSALIVLTLLWFSILICIGAFSQRSRLAAWLMIPYFLWVSFAGALNTVIAAMN; encoded by the coding sequence ATGAAAAAAGCGGGGCTAGTTCTTTTATTCATCGGTATCGCATTTCTACCGGCGCTCAGCGCGGTTTTTGTAAACATCGGCGGCTGGTATGAGGCGTTGAACAAACCGTCGTGGAATCCTCCGTCGTGGATATTCGGCCCGGTGTGGTCGACGCTTTACCTGATGATCGGTCTGGCCGGTTACCTCGCTTGGACGCGCGGATGCCGCGAGGAACGGCGCGCAGTTTTTACCGCGTACGGCGCACAGCTGCTTCTTAATGCACTTTGGAGTCCGGTATTTTTCGGACTGCATCGTCCGGACTCGGCGCTGATTGTGCTGACCCTGCTCTGGTTTTCGATTCTCATTTGTATCGGAGCCTTCAGTCAGCGCAGTCGTCTGGCGGCGTGGCTGATGATTCCGTATTTTCTATGGGTTTCATTTGCCGGCGCACTCAACACAGTCATCGCGGCGATGAACTGA